Proteins encoded by one window of Mycteria americana isolate JAX WOST 10 ecotype Jacksonville Zoo and Gardens unplaced genomic scaffold, USCA_MyAme_1.0 Scaffold_68, whole genome shotgun sequence:
- the LOC142404077 gene encoding olfactory receptor 14J1-like translates to MSNSSSITQFLLLTFMDTRKELQLLRFWLFLGIYLAALLGNGLIITAVACDHRLQTPMYFFLLNLSILDLGSISTTVPKSMANSLWDTRHISYAGCVVQVFFFVFLTTAEYSLLTVMAYDRYLAICKPLHYGTLLDSRACLKMVAAAWGSGFLTAVLHTANIFALPLCHGNGLDQFFCEIHQILKLSCSRSYMREVGLLVLSIFLYFGCFVYIVLSYVQIFRSVLRIPSEQGRYKAFSTCLPHLAVVSLFLSTGTFAYLKPPSISSPSMDLVVAVLYSVVPPAVNPLIYSMRNQDLRVALRKLFQYILLQ, encoded by the coding sequence atgtccaacagcagctccatcacccagttcctcctcctgacgttcatggacacacggaaggagctgcagctcttgcgattctggctcttcctgggcatctacctggctgccctcctgggcaatggcctcatcatcactgctgtagcctgcgaccaccgcctccaaacccccatgtacttcttcctcctcaacctctctattcttgacctgggctccatctccaccactgtccccaaatccatggccaattccctgtgggacaccaggcatatctcctatgcaggatgtgttGTACAAGTCTTTTTCTTCGTCTTCTTAACCACAGCAGagtattctctcctcacagtaATGGCATATGATCGTTACttggccatctgcaaacctctgcactacgggaccctcctggacagcagagcttgtctcaaaatggtagcagctgcctggggcagtgggtttctcactgctgtgctgcacacggccaatataTTTGCACTACCACTCTGCCACGGCAATGggctggaccagttcttctgtgaaatccaccagatcctcaagctctcctgctcacgttcCTACATGAGGGAAGTTGGGCTGCTTGTgcttagcatttttctttattttggatgctttgtttacattgtgctgtcctatgtgcagatcttcaggtccgtgctgaggatcccctctgagcagggacggtacaaagccttctccacgtgcctccctcacctggctgtggtctccttgtttctcagcactggcacatttgcctacctgaagcccccctccatctcctctccatccatGGATCTGGTGGTAGCTGTTCTATActcggtggttcctccagcagtgaaccccctcatctacagcatgaggaaccaggaccTCAGGGTTGCCCTGCGGAAACTATTTCAATACATCCTACTGCAGTAG